The following DNA comes from Gopherus flavomarginatus isolate rGopFla2 chromosome 5, rGopFla2.mat.asm, whole genome shotgun sequence.
CCATCTGCCTGGACCCCACGTCCCCGTGCCCTCCGCAACCTGGCCATAGGCAGCATCATCTGTGGCTGCTCCTGCCTGGGGGTGCTGGCCCTAATCTATGCTGTCAAGGTGAGGGGGGCTGGGATACAGCAGGGAGGATGGAGACATGTCTCAGTGCTGAAGGGTTCTGGGAGTTGGGATATAATAgggtgaggtggggctggggccatgtCTTGATGCTGGATGTTCCCAAGAGCTGGgatatggtggtggtgggggcacAGGGCCCTGTCTTAGTGCCAGGAACTGGGATGTAGTGGGGGGCACAGGACCATGTCTTGCTGCTGGGGGCTACTGGGGACTGGGATTTAGCAGGGGGCATGGGGCCAGGTCTCACTGCTAGGAGCTACTGGGAGCTGGGATGTACCGGAGGTCACAGTGCCACATCTCAGTGCCAGGGGCTACCGGGACTGGGATTTAGCAGGGGGCATGGGCCCGTGTTTCAGAGCTGGCGGCTACTGGGGACTGAGATttagcgggggggcagggggccacaTCTCGGTGTTGGGGATTACCAGGGGCTGGGATATAGCAGTGAGGGAGGATGACAGGCTGTGCTTCTGGTGACTTTCTCTTTTCTCCCCAGGCCAACGAGAAGCGGAAGACAAACTCTCCTGCCACGGATCTCTGGGCCCGGAAGTCCTTTCGGTTCTCCCTTCTCAGCATCGGGGTCTGGGTGTCTCTGCTCATCCTGGTACCGCTGCTCATGGGACTCATCTCCTACCTGATTGCCAGGGCAGAGTGATCTCCTGCTGCATTCTCATCGGCTCTGGGGGATCAGGGGGATTCCCAGATCTGATTTTTCTCTCCTGGGACTGCAGGATGGGAGTTGCCCTGGCTGCATCTCACCACAACTGGCCTGGaatctccccagccctgccagttcTGAAGCAGCTCCAGCTTCTCCATGGCTTGGGACTGAGACTTCAGAGAGACCAGGGTGGGGAGTAGGACAGGATCGTCCGTGATTGTCTATTCCCAGCAGAGATGGTGATAAAGGAACCTAAAAACATCAAGGAAAAATCCAAGGCTGGTAGGGCTAAGGACCAGACTGATTCCATTCCTAGACGGAGATGGTAAAGCTGTTAATAAGGATATACAAAAGGTGCTTTGTATTTGGAGAGAAGCAGGATGATGAACTCCTATCATATGAGGATGATGAagtactttccagtccattaaTGACcgaggaggatgttaaacaacatCTACTAAACACGTTCCAATCACAGACCCAGGAAACATGTCCCCAAAAGCCCTAACAAAGTTGGCCGTGGAGATCGCAAGCCTGCGAATGTTCATTTTTAATAGATGTTGGAATGAAATTCCAGAAGACCGGTAGAATGCTAATACTGTGCCGGGCAAGCAGGGTGACCAGGGGAATTATAAGCTGGTTAGCATGACATCAATCCTGGGAGACTTAAGTGAAAAGCTAATAAGGGATTCCATCAACAAAGACTGAAAAGATGTAGTTAAAGCCAGACCGCACTGTTTTATGGAAAAGACATTTTTGTCAGACAAAGCTGATTAAATTCTTTAACAAggttacaaatttggttgataaacgCAGTTGGGTAGCGGTAATATATTTAGGGTTTTTGTAAGGCAGTTGACTTAGactcacatgacattctgataaaaaATATAGCACAATGCAACAGCAACAGAGCACaagttaaatggattaagaatgGGCTTACTGGCAGCTCTCAAGAAGCAGCTGTCAATGGGGAATCATCCCTGAATGGGGCTGTTTCTAGCGGGGTTCTGCAGAGATCGGTACTAGGCCAGACACTATCtgacattttcatcaatgatctggaagtaaataggTGCTGATAAATTTGCAGAGTGTCCAGCCTCTGTTCCGCTGGACACACAGAATTCACAGACCTGCTCTTTGCAAAGGAATGCTACACCTCAGCTTACCACAGGATCACTGCTCTGCTTAACACCCAGCACTCCTCTTTGTTTATGGCGAAAAGAAGTACAGTGAAAGCAAACAACAGCAATTCATATAATAGCAAGTAGGTAAAAGTATTAGAAGCAATGGgctacatttaaaacaaaatcataatttGCTTTCTAGCGTCTAGATTTAAATAACGAGACACTTTCCTGGTCTAATGACGATTAGGTCACCTAAAGTCTTTCTCCCAGTGAGCAACAAGCAGGCCGGCTGTGATCCTCCATTCATAAGACAAAGCGGGCATGCAGCTTGTCCCTTCTGTGAAGGATACCGTATGTCTCTCTGCATGCTCCTCCTGATATACCAGACTAATGCTTTGACCTTAGTCATAAACAGGACAACCTCTCCTATTGTGTGGTGCTGCTTCCTGTAGATTTTGTGATCTCTTGTTGAGTTTGCAGTCTTGATTAGCTGGTGGCTCGGGATGCTGATAGATTTACATTGTAAGACACACAATACACAATGGTCAGCCAGGGAGAGATAAGCACCTCCACCTTCAGTTGACCTGTCTTAACTTACACACATGAAGACCACGATGTTTGGTACAGAAacataacttcttaaatattattaTCATTTTGCAAAAATTAGCTGATTAGCAGCATACTGGTTTAGCACCCTTCACTGGTGAATTATTATGCATATACCACCCCCAGGGGGTGCCTGTTAACCTCTGTGCATCACTTATGTCATCTGTCAGTTGGCGCTAAGGGATCTCTGGGTCAGAGTAAGCtgagcccattcaaacaaaataggTCCTAATGTAATGCTGACAGCCCCCGGTCGTCAGTGAGCAAGATTGAACCTGGGagctctggagcttagtgcatgagcctctgatttagctggggactggtcctgatctgagcagggggttggactagatgacctcctgaggtcccttccaaccttgatattctgatTCTCTACCGCATGAggtaaaagccaactggctgtagagtagactcattttctctcactCTTTAAgtagtctcagtgccactagatgggacagaacaccacacccatgaGGTGTGGGGGTACATACTTCCCCCTAGCTGAAGAAGGGCATCCTGAGCCTCAGTTGATATCCCAGgtgagcccccacttgtaacagcAACAGAACCTGGTTGTCAGGGGgcaggattgaactggggacctctagagcttagtgcatgagcctctaccacctgagctaaaggccaactggctgttagctaaggcagTAGAggagactcattttatctctctctctctaagtggtctccatgctactagatgggacagagcaccacaccctggaggtgtgtgggttacactaacACAACCAAATGCAGAGCTATACCGCTGGGACCGAGACACGCAGGCCAGAGCACGCGAATGGGGGACTGTAGCCAGGGCAGCAGCGAcactgaaaaggatctaggggtcagAGCGGACAAACGAGTGCCTGGCGCGGcgcgggggcagccaggggctgaTGCGAGccgtggatggggaggagcaggaaggtGAATCGGGCGCACTGGGGAGAGTGATatgggcccccccacccccgttcacATCCAGCccagatgctttagccaaacgccaggggctgggctcagtgtggggggctgaggtGACATTCGCCGCCCTGGGCTCTACGGGGCCTCGGGGACAGGACACGCCCAGGGCAGCCCCCCACTGCAGTGTCCCTGGTCCTGCCCCAGGGCCCGTGTCACAAGGGTCACCGGGGGCTGGGCTGTCACGTGACCTGGGGGGACCATGGGGTCAGCTGGGGTCAGCGTTTGCCATGTGACAGCCCAGGGCACTGGTCAGGTCATGTGACcaggcagctggggggaggggcggcccTTGGCGGGagggcccctaaccctgcctCTGGGGTCAGAGGTCACCTGGCTGACACTTTGCTGAACCAGGAAGCTCCCCCTCTTCCCCGCTGGCTGGCCCTCTCTTGGCTCTTGATTGCTTAGCTATAAGGAACTACCCGCCCCCGTCCTCGGCTGACTGGCTGCTTGGTTTGTCAATCGTGCTGCTGCTCCACATTCCCGTTGATGATTGATCAATTGAGCCCTCACTCAGGTTCACACCCCCCTTGGACTCTTCATTGGTCCGGCTGCCCGCCATTCACCACATCTGGCCCCACCCCTCAGCTTTATTGGCCTATCAGGCTGCAGCTTAATTCTTAGCTCCGCCTCTTATTGGCTCCCCGGCTCATGACGCACGGATCCGGGCTCGCTCCTCCTGCCTGCTGATTGGCCgtgttccctctcctcccctgtggGGTAGAAAGGGGGCGGGGACAGTGAGGACCAATCGGGGCAGGCGTCGGGGGCGGGACTGGGAATCCGGTTCGAAACGGGGGTGCCGGGTGAGTATTGGCGGGGGAGGTGGGAGCGCGGTTCCGGGGGGGCGCCTGGGCGGCAGGGGGATGCCCGGGGGGCGGGGAAGCTGGGGGGGCGGGATGccccagggagaggaagctggAGGAAGGGGGGCACATGGGGGGATGCCCCGTGGGTGGGGGGGAACTGGAGGAAGGTGGGTgcatgggggggacagggggatgcCCCGTGGGGGGGGAACTGGAGGAAGGCGGGTGCacgggggggacagggggatgcCCCGTGGGGGAGGAACTGGAGGGAGGCGGGTGCacgggggggacagggggatgcCCCGTGGGGGGGGGACTGGAGGGAGGCGGGTgcatgggggggacagggggatgcCCCGTGGGGGGGGAACTGGAGGAAGGCGGGTgcatgggggggacagggggatgcCCCGTGGGGGAGGAACTGGAGGGAGGCGGGTGCACGGGGGGGACAAGGGGATGCCCCGTGGGGGGGGGACTGGAGGGAGGCGGGTgcatgggggggacagggggatgcCCCGTGGGGGGGGACTGGAGGGAGGCGGGTgcatgggggggacagggggatgcCCCGTGGGGGGGGACTGGAGGGAGGCGGGTgcatgggggggacagggggatgcCCCGTGGGGGGGGACTGGAGGGAGGCGGGTgcatgggggggacagggggatgcCCCGTGGGGGGGGAACTGGAGGAAGGTGGGTgcatgggggggacagggggatgcCCCGTGGGGGGGAACTGGAGGAAGGTGGGTgcatgggggggacagggggatgcCCTG
Coding sequences within:
- the TMEM265 gene encoding transmembrane protein 265 — its product is MGEEMALSVGNGCAGKPTEDEAETVVMIQEGPLRPKPSAWTPRPRALRNLAIGSIICGCSCLGVLALIYAVKANEKRKTNSPATDLWARKSFRFSLLSIGVWVSLLILVPLLMGLISYLIARAE